The following proteins come from a genomic window of Citrobacter europaeus:
- the aphA gene encoding acid phosphatase AphA, which produces MRKFTLALSAVCLLFTLNQPAQALVSSPSQLNPGTNVAKLAEQAPIHWVSVAQIENSLTGRPPMAVGFDIDDTVLFSSPGFWRGKKTYSPDSEDYLKNPAFWEKMNNGWDEFSIPKEVARQLIDMHVRRGDSIFFVTGRSQTKTETVSKTLSDNFHIPAGNMNPVIFAGDKPGQNTKTQWLQDKNVRMFYGDSDNDITAARDVGIRGIRILRASNSTYKPLPQAGAFGEEVIVNSEY; this is translated from the coding sequence ATGCGCAAGTTTACGTTGGCACTGAGTGCCGTTTGTTTATTGTTCACGCTAAATCAGCCAGCCCAGGCGTTAGTTTCCTCTCCCTCTCAGCTTAATCCAGGCACCAACGTTGCAAAACTCGCTGAGCAGGCACCCATTCACTGGGTCTCCGTGGCACAAATTGAAAACAGTCTGACCGGACGCCCGCCGATGGCCGTCGGGTTTGATATTGATGACACCGTCCTCTTTTCCAGCCCTGGCTTCTGGCGCGGTAAAAAAACGTATTCCCCGGATAGTGAGGATTACCTGAAGAATCCGGCTTTCTGGGAAAAAATGAACAATGGCTGGGACGAATTCAGCATTCCAAAAGAGGTCGCTCGTCAGCTGATTGACATGCACGTGCGTCGCGGCGACAGCATTTTTTTCGTAACCGGGCGTAGCCAGACGAAAACGGAAACCGTGTCGAAAACGCTGTCCGATAACTTTCACATCCCGGCTGGTAATATGAATCCAGTCATTTTTGCCGGTGATAAGCCGGGTCAGAACACCAAAACGCAGTGGCTGCAGGATAAAAATGTCCGCATGTTCTACGGTGACTCTGATAATGACATCACCGCCGCTCGCGACGTAGGTATTCGCGGTATTCGTATTTTGCGCGCCTCTAATTCCACGTATAAACCGCTGCCGCAGGCCGGTGCGTTTGGTGAAGAGGTGATCGTCAACTCGGAGTACTGA
- the dnaB gene encoding replicative DNA helicase, which translates to MAGNKPFNKQQTDARERDPQVAGLKVPPHSIEAEQSVLGGLMLDNERWDDVAERVVAEDFYTRPHRHIFTEMHRLQEMGKPIDLITLAESLEVQGQLDSVGGFAYLAELSKNTPSAANISAYADIVRERAVVRDMISVANEIAEAGFDPQGRSSEDLLDLAESRVFKIAESRANKDEGPKNITDVLDATVARIEQLFQQPHDGVTGVNTGYDDLNKKTAGLQPSDLIIVAARPSMGKTTFAMNLVENAAMLQDKPVLIFSLEMPSEQIMMRSLASLSRVDQTKIRTGQLDDEDWARISGTMGILLEKRNIYIDDSSGLTPTEVRSRARRIAREHGGIGLIMIDYLQLMRVPSLSDNRTLEIAEISRSLKALAKELHVPVVALSQLNRSLEQRADKRPVNSDLRESGSIEQDADLIMFIYRDEVYHENSDLKGIAEIIIGKQRNGPIGTVRLTFNGQWSRFDNYAGPQYDDE; encoded by the coding sequence ATGGCAGGAAATAAACCCTTCAACAAACAACAGACTGATGCTCGTGAGCGCGATCCCCAGGTCGCCGGGCTGAAAGTACCGCCGCACTCGATTGAAGCGGAACAGTCGGTGTTGGGCGGTTTAATGCTGGATAACGAACGCTGGGACGATGTCGCCGAGCGTGTGGTGGCGGAGGATTTTTATACCCGACCGCACCGGCATATCTTCACGGAAATGCATCGCCTGCAGGAGATGGGAAAACCCATCGATCTGATCACGCTCGCTGAATCGCTGGAGGTTCAGGGGCAACTGGACAGCGTCGGCGGTTTTGCTTATCTGGCTGAGTTATCTAAAAATACGCCAAGTGCGGCGAATATTAGCGCTTATGCTGATATTGTCCGAGAACGTGCAGTTGTTCGTGACATGATTTCGGTCGCGAATGAAATCGCGGAAGCTGGGTTTGATCCACAAGGCCGTTCCAGTGAAGATCTGCTGGACCTTGCGGAATCCCGCGTCTTTAAAATTGCAGAAAGCCGCGCCAACAAAGACGAAGGGCCGAAAAATATCACCGATGTGCTCGACGCAACCGTCGCGCGTATCGAGCAGTTATTCCAGCAGCCGCACGACGGCGTCACCGGAGTAAACACCGGTTATGACGACCTCAATAAAAAGACGGCTGGTTTGCAGCCGTCAGACTTAATTATTGTCGCTGCGCGTCCGTCGATGGGTAAAACGACATTTGCAATGAACCTCGTCGAAAATGCGGCGATGTTGCAGGATAAGCCGGTTCTTATCTTCAGTCTTGAAATGCCCTCAGAACAGATCATGATGCGTTCCCTGGCCTCGCTCTCACGCGTAGACCAAACCAAAATTCGTACTGGTCAACTGGATGATGAGGACTGGGCGCGAATTTCCGGAACAATGGGTATTTTGCTGGAGAAACGAAACATCTATATTGATGACTCCTCCGGCCTGACGCCAACGGAAGTGCGCTCGCGTGCTCGTCGTATCGCCCGTGAACACGGCGGCATCGGACTTATCATGATCGACTACCTGCAGCTGATGCGTGTGCCGTCGCTCTCCGACAACCGTACGCTGGAAATTGCAGAAATCTCCCGCTCGCTGAAAGCGTTAGCGAAAGAACTGCATGTGCCGGTGGTGGCGCTGTCGCAGCTTAACCGCTCTCTGGAACAGCGCGCCGACAAGCGCCCGGTTAACTCGGATCTGCGTGAGTCCGGCTCCATCGAGCAGGATGCCGACTTAATCATGTTTATTTATCGTGATGAGGTTTATCACGAAAACAGCGACCTGAAAGGGATCGCGGAAATCATTATTGGTAAGCAACGTAACGGCCCGATCGGCACAGTGCGCCTGACGTTTAACGGTCAGTGGTCGCGCTTCGATAACTATGCGGGCCCACAATACGACGACGAATAA
- a CDS encoding MmcQ/YjbR family DNA-binding protein, with translation MTNSELLQYCMAKTGAEQSVHSDWKATQIKVEDVLFAMVKEVEERPAVSLKTSPELAELLRQQHSDVRPSRHLNKAHWSTVYLDGSLPDSQIYYLVDASYQQAVNTLPEDKRRILAQP, from the coding sequence ATGACGAATTCGGAGTTGCTGCAATACTGCATGGCAAAAACGGGCGCGGAGCAGAGCGTTCACAGTGACTGGAAGGCCACCCAGATCAAAGTCGAAGATGTGCTCTTTGCCATGGTAAAAGAGGTGGAAGAACGCCCTGCGGTGTCTCTGAAAACCAGCCCGGAGCTGGCAGAGTTGTTACGTCAGCAGCATAGCGATGTACGACCAAGCCGACATCTCAATAAAGCGCACTGGAGTACGGTGTATCTGGATGGCTCGCTGCCGGATTCGCAAATCTACTATCTGGTAGACGCCTCCTATCAGCAGGCCGTCAACACGCTGCCGGAAGATAAACGCCGGATACTGGCGCAGCCCTGA
- the alr gene encoding alanine racemase: MQAATVVINRRALRHNLQRLRELAPASKLVAVVKANAYGHGLLETARTLPDADAFGVARLEEALRLRAGGITQPILLLEGFFDASDLPTISAQRLHTAVHNQEQLDALEAAELAEPVTVWMKLDTGMHRLGVRPEQAEAFYQRLTQCENVRQPVNIVSHFARADEPECGATEKQLDIFNSFCAGKPGQRSIAASGGILLWPQSHFDWARPGLILYGVSPLENHSIGADFGCQPVMSLTSSLIAVREHKAGEPVGYGGTWLSERDTRLGVVAMGYGDGYPRAAPSGTPVLVNGREVPIVGRVAMDMICVDLGPEAQDKAGDSVILWGEGLPVERIAEMTKVSAYELITRLTSRVAMKYID, encoded by the coding sequence ATGCAAGCGGCAACTGTAGTCATTAACCGCCGCGCTCTGCGACACAACCTGCAACGTCTGCGTGAACTGGCTCCCGCCAGCAAACTGGTTGCGGTCGTGAAAGCGAACGCCTACGGCCATGGTCTGTTAGAGACCGCGCGAACGCTCCCCGATGCGGACGCTTTTGGTGTCGCTCGTCTTGAAGAAGCCCTGCGCTTGCGAGCGGGAGGGATCACGCAGCCCATCCTGCTGCTGGAGGGATTTTTTGATGCCTCCGATCTGCCGACTATTTCCGCGCAGCGTCTGCATACTGCTGTCCATAACCAGGAGCAACTTGACGCTCTGGAAGCCGCTGAACTGGCTGAACCTGTCACCGTCTGGATGAAGCTCGACACGGGAATGCACCGCCTGGGCGTGCGTCCTGAGCAGGCCGAGGCGTTTTATCAGCGCTTAACGCAATGTGAAAACGTGCGCCAGCCGGTCAATATCGTCAGCCACTTTGCACGTGCGGACGAGCCTGAATGTGGCGCGACCGAAAAACAGCTCGATATCTTCAATAGTTTTTGCGCAGGCAAACCGGGGCAGCGTTCGATTGCCGCGTCGGGGGGGATTTTGCTGTGGCCGCAGTCTCACTTCGACTGGGCGCGTCCGGGGCTGATTTTGTATGGCGTATCGCCGTTGGAAAACCACTCTATCGGCGCCGATTTTGGCTGCCAGCCGGTGATGTCGCTGACCTCCAGCCTGATTGCGGTGCGTGAGCACAAAGCGGGCGAACCGGTTGGATACGGTGGAACCTGGCTGAGCGAGCGCGACACGCGTCTGGGCGTGGTGGCGATGGGCTATGGCGATGGTTATCCGCGCGCAGCGCCGTCCGGGACGCCAGTCCTGGTTAATGGCCGTGAAGTACCTATCGTCGGTCGCGTCGCGATGGATATGATCTGCGTCGATTTAGGCCCCGAGGCGCAGGACAAAGCGGGTGATTCGGTGATTCTGTGGGGCGAGGGCCTGCCCGTTGAACGCATTGCTGAAATGACGAAAGTAAGTGCTTACGAACTTATTACGCGCCTGACCTCAAGGGTGGCGATGAAGTATATCGATTAA
- a CDS encoding YjcB family protein, with translation MATITTGVVLLRWQLLSAVLMFLASTLNIRFRKSDYIGLAVISSGLGLVFACWFATGLLGITLVDMSAIWKNIETVMVEVMSHTPPDWPMVLN, from the coding sequence ATGGCAACGATAACAACTGGTGTGGTTCTACTGCGGTGGCAATTACTCAGCGCGGTGCTGATGTTTTTAGCCAGTACGCTCAATATCCGTTTTCGTAAATCAGATTATATTGGCCTGGCCGTCATTAGCAGCGGTTTAGGGCTGGTTTTTGCCTGCTGGTTTGCAACCGGATTACTCGGCATAACCCTGGTGGATATGTCCGCAATCTGGAAGAACATTGAAACCGTGATGGTTGAAGTGATGAGCCATACACCGCCAGACTGGCCGATGGTGTTGAACTAA
- the uvrA gene encoding excinuclease ABC subunit UvrA: MDKIEVRGARTHNLKNINLVIPRDKLIVVTGLSGSGKSSLAFDTLYAEGQRRYVESLSAYARQFLSLMEKPDVDHIEGLSPAISIEQKSTSHNPRSTVGTITEIHDYLRLLFARVGEPRCPDHDVPLAAQTVSQMVDNVLSQPEGKRLMLLAPVIKERKGEHTKTLENLAGQGYIRARIDGEVCDLSDPPKLELQKKHTIEVVIDRFKVRDDLTQRLAESFETALELSGGTAVVADMDDPKAEELLFSANFACPICGYSMRELEPRLFSFNNPAGACPTCDGLGVQQYFDPDRVIQNPELSLAGGAIRGWDRRNFYYFQMLKSLAEHYKFDVEAPWASLNPAVHKVVLYGSGKENIEFKYMNDRGDTSVRRHPFEGVLHNMERRYKETESSAVREELAKFISNRPCASCEGTRLRREARHVFVENTPLPAISDMSIGHAMDFFNNLKLAGQRAKIAEKILKEIGDRLKFLVNVGLNYLTLSRSAETLSGGEAQRIRLASQIGAGLVGVMYVLDEPSIGLHQRDNERLLGTLIHLRNLGNTVIVVEHDEDAIRAADHVIDIGPGAGVHGGQVVAEGTLKDIMAVPESLTGQYMSGKRKIEVPKQRVAADPEKVLKLTGARGNNLKDVTLTLPVGLFTCITGVSGSGKSTLINDTLFPIAQTALNGATLAEPAPYRDVQGLEHFDKVIDIDQSPIGRTPRSNPATYTGVFTPVRELFAGVPESRARGYTPGRFSFNVRGGRCEACQGDGVIKVEMHFLPDIYVPCDQCKGKRYNRETLEIKYKGKTIHEVLDMTIEEAREFFDAVPALARKLQTLMDVGLTYIRLGQSATTLSGGEAQRVKLARELSKRGTGQTLYILDEPTTGLHFADIQQLLDVLHQLRDQGNTIVVIEHNLDVIKTADWIVDLGPEGGSGGGEILVSGTPETVAECEASHTARFLKPLL, encoded by the coding sequence ATGGATAAGATCGAAGTTCGGGGCGCCCGCACCCATAATCTCAAAAACATCAACCTCGTCATCCCGCGCGACAAGCTGATTGTCGTCACCGGGCTTTCGGGCTCAGGCAAATCTTCGCTCGCTTTCGACACCTTGTATGCCGAAGGGCAGCGTCGTTACGTTGAATCCCTTTCCGCGTACGCGCGTCAGTTTCTGTCGCTGATGGAAAAGCCGGATGTCGACCACATTGAGGGGCTGTCTCCCGCCATCTCAATTGAACAAAAATCGACGTCCCACAACCCGCGATCCACGGTAGGTACCATTACCGAAATTCACGACTATCTGCGCCTGCTGTTTGCCCGCGTTGGCGAGCCGCGCTGCCCGGATCACGACGTCCCCCTGGCGGCGCAAACCGTTAGCCAGATGGTGGACAACGTCCTGTCGCAGCCGGAAGGCAAGCGTCTGATGCTACTGGCGCCGGTAATTAAAGAGCGTAAAGGGGAGCACACCAAAACGCTGGAAAACCTGGCAGGCCAGGGCTATATCCGCGCCCGTATCGATGGTGAAGTGTGCGACCTTTCCGATCCGCCCAAGCTTGAGTTGCAAAAGAAACACACGATTGAAGTGGTGATTGACCGCTTTAAAGTACGCGACGATCTCACCCAGCGCCTGGCGGAATCCTTTGAAACCGCGCTGGAACTGTCCGGAGGTACGGCGGTGGTCGCCGATATGGACGATCCAAAAGCGGAAGAACTGCTGTTCTCCGCCAACTTCGCCTGCCCGATCTGCGGCTACAGCATGCGCGAACTGGAACCTCGTCTGTTCTCGTTTAATAACCCGGCTGGCGCATGCCCGACCTGTGACGGTCTCGGCGTGCAGCAGTATTTCGATCCTGACCGGGTGATCCAAAATCCGGAACTGTCGCTGGCCGGCGGTGCTATCCGCGGCTGGGATCGTCGTAACTTCTATTACTTCCAGATGCTTAAGTCACTGGCGGAACACTATAAGTTCGACGTCGAAGCCCCATGGGCCAGCCTCAACCCTGCCGTGCATAAAGTGGTGCTGTACGGTTCCGGTAAAGAGAATATCGAATTTAAATATATGAACGATCGCGGCGATACATCCGTACGTCGCCATCCGTTTGAAGGCGTATTGCACAACATGGAGCGTCGTTATAAAGAGACGGAGTCCAGCGCGGTACGTGAAGAACTCGCCAAATTCATCAGCAACCGACCATGCGCCAGCTGTGAAGGGACGCGTTTACGCCGGGAAGCCCGCCACGTATTTGTTGAAAATACGCCGCTGCCCGCGATTTCCGACATGAGCATCGGTCATGCGATGGATTTCTTCAACAATCTGAAGCTTGCGGGTCAGCGGGCGAAAATTGCAGAAAAAATTCTTAAAGAGATTGGCGATCGTCTGAAATTCCTGGTCAACGTCGGCCTCAACTACCTGACGCTGTCGCGTTCAGCGGAAACGCTCTCCGGCGGCGAAGCCCAGCGAATTCGTCTGGCAAGCCAGATCGGCGCAGGTCTGGTCGGCGTAATGTACGTACTGGATGAGCCGTCTATTGGTCTGCATCAGCGCGATAACGAACGTCTGCTGGGTACGCTTATCCACCTGCGTAATCTGGGTAATACGGTTATTGTGGTCGAGCACGATGAAGACGCGATTCGCGCCGCTGACCACGTTATCGATATCGGTCCCGGTGCTGGCGTTCACGGCGGCCAGGTGGTTGCCGAAGGTACGCTGAAAGATATCATGGCGGTGCCTGAGTCGCTGACCGGCCAGTACATGAGCGGTAAGCGCAAAATTGAAGTACCGAAACAGCGCGTGGCAGCCGATCCGGAAAAAGTGCTGAAGCTCACCGGCGCGCGCGGCAACAACCTGAAAGATGTCACCCTGACGCTGCCGGTTGGTTTATTTACCTGCATTACCGGGGTTTCCGGTTCGGGTAAATCGACGCTGATTAACGACACGCTGTTCCCGATTGCGCAGACAGCGCTGAACGGCGCTACGCTGGCTGAACCTGCGCCATATCGCGACGTTCAGGGTCTGGAACATTTCGACAAAGTGATCGACATTGACCAAAGCCCGATTGGCCGTACGCCGCGCTCTAACCCGGCGACCTACACCGGCGTGTTTACGCCAGTGCGCGAACTGTTTGCCGGTGTCCCGGAATCGCGTGCGCGCGGTTATACGCCGGGTCGTTTCAGCTTTAACGTTCGCGGCGGACGCTGTGAAGCCTGTCAGGGCGACGGGGTGATCAAAGTCGAAATGCACTTTCTGCCGGATATCTATGTGCCGTGCGATCAGTGCAAAGGCAAGCGCTATAACCGCGAAACGCTGGAGATTAAGTACAAGGGCAAGACCATTCACGAAGTGCTGGATATGACCATTGAAGAAGCGCGTGAGTTCTTCGATGCCGTTCCGGCGCTGGCGCGTAAGCTGCAAACGCTGATGGACGTTGGCCTGACGTACATTCGACTGGGTCAGTCCGCTACCACGCTCTCAGGCGGTGAGGCGCAGCGCGTGAAGCTGGCGCGCGAGCTCTCCAAACGCGGTACCGGGCAAACGCTGTATATTCTCGACGAACCGACCACCGGTCTGCATTTTGCGGATATTCAGCAACTACTGGACGTGCTGCACCAGCTCCGGGATCAGGGCAACACCATCGTGGTGATTGAGCACAATCTGGACGTGATTAAGACCGCAGACTGGATTGTCGATCTTGGTCCGGAAGGCGGAAGCGGCGGTGGAGAAATTCTCGTCTCCGGTACGCCAGAAACGGTCGCTGAGTGTGAAGCCTCACACACGGCACGCTTCCTCAAACCGTTGTTGTAA
- the soxS gene encoding superoxide response transcriptional regulator SoxS, translated as MSHQQIIQTLIEWIDDHIDQPLNIEAVAKKSGYSKWYLQRMFRTVMRQTLGDYIRQRRLLLAAVELRTTERPIFDIAMDLGYVSQQTFSRVFRREFDRTPSDYRHRL; from the coding sequence ATGTCCCATCAGCAGATTATTCAGACCCTTATTGAATGGATTGACGACCATATCGATCAGCCGCTGAACATTGAGGCGGTGGCGAAAAAATCAGGTTACTCGAAGTGGTATTTACAGAGAATGTTCCGCACGGTGATGCGCCAGACGTTGGGTGACTACATCCGTCAGCGTCGACTTTTACTGGCCGCTGTTGAACTGCGAACGACTGAGCGACCTATTTTCGATATCGCGATGGATCTTGGTTATGTATCGCAACAAACCTTCTCGCGCGTGTTTCGCCGCGAGTTTGATCGTACCCCCAGCGATTACCGCCATCGCCTGTAA
- the tyrB gene encoding aromatic amino acid transaminase, producing the protein MFQKVDAYAGDPILSLMERFKEDSRSDKVNLSIGLYYNEDGIIPQLKAVAEAEVRLNAKPHGASLYLPMEGLNTYRHTIAPLLFGADHPVLQQQRVATIQTLGGSGALKVGADFLKRYFPDSGVWVSDPTWENHIAIFEGAGFEVGTYPWYDDTTNGVRFNDLLTTLNTLPARSIVLLHPCCHNPTGADLTPAQWDGVIEILKARDLIPFLDIAYQGFGGGMEDDAYAIRAIASAGLPALVSNSFSKIFSLYGERVGGLSVVCEDADAASRVLGQLKATVRRNYSSPPNFGAQVVAAVLGDDALKANWLAEVEEMRTRILAMRQELVKVLNAEIPGRNFDYLLQQRGMFSYTGLSAAQVDRLRDEFGVYLIASGRMCVAGLNHGNVQRVAKAFAAVM; encoded by the coding sequence GTGTTTCAAAAAGTTGACGCCTACGCCGGCGACCCGATTTTATCGCTCATGGAGCGTTTCAAAGAAGATTCACGTAGCGACAAAGTGAACCTCAGTATCGGCCTGTATTACAACGAAGACGGCATTATTCCTCAGCTTAAAGCGGTGGCGGAAGCCGAAGTCCGACTTAATGCCAAACCGCATGGCGCTTCGCTGTATCTGCCGATGGAAGGTCTGAACACGTATCGCCATACTATTGCGCCGCTGCTGTTTGGCGCAGATCATCCGGTTCTCCAGCAGCAGCGCGTCGCAACGATTCAGACGCTGGGCGGCTCCGGCGCGCTAAAAGTTGGCGCAGACTTCCTGAAACGCTATTTCCCTGATTCTGGCGTGTGGGTCAGCGACCCGACCTGGGAAAACCACATCGCGATTTTTGAAGGCGCAGGGTTCGAAGTAGGTACTTACCCCTGGTATGACGACACGACCAACGGTGTGCGTTTCAACGACCTGCTGACCACGCTGAATACCTTACCGGCGCGCAGCATCGTACTGCTGCATCCGTGCTGCCATAACCCGACGGGGGCGGATTTAACTCCCGCGCAGTGGGATGGCGTCATAGAGATCCTGAAAGCACGCGATCTGATCCCATTCCTGGATATTGCTTACCAGGGTTTCGGCGGTGGAATGGAAGACGATGCCTATGCGATCCGCGCCATTGCCAGTGCCGGATTGCCTGCTCTGGTCAGCAACTCATTCTCGAAGATTTTCTCTTTGTACGGCGAGCGTGTCGGCGGACTGTCAGTAGTATGTGAAGACGCTGATGCCGCCAGCCGCGTTTTAGGGCAGCTAAAAGCGACGGTGCGCCGTAACTACTCCAGCCCGCCAAACTTTGGTGCGCAGGTGGTTGCCGCGGTGTTGGGGGATGACGCGCTGAAAGCTAACTGGCTGGCGGAAGTCGAAGAGATGCGTACCCGCATTCTGGCGATGCGCCAGGAGCTGGTTAAGGTATTAAATGCGGAGATCCCTGGTCGCAACTTTGATTACCTGCTGCAACAACGCGGAATGTTCAGCTATACCGGGCTTAGCGCCGCTCAGGTCGATCGCCTGCGCGATGAGTTCGGTGTGTACCTGATAGCCAGCGGTCGTATGTGCGTGGCCGGGCTGAATCACGGTAACGTGCAGCGCGTGGCGAAGGCATTTGCCGCCGTCATGTAA
- the ssb1 gene encoding single-stranded DNA-binding protein SSB1 yields the protein MASRGVNKVILVGNLGQDPEVRYMPNGGAVANITLATSESWRDKATGEMKEQTEWHRVVLFGKLAEVASEYLRKGSQVYIEGQLRTRKWTDQSGVEKYTTEVVVNVGGTMQMLGGRQGGGAPAGGGQQQGGWGQPQQPQGGNQFSGGAQSRPQQSAPAAPSNEPPMDFDDDIPF from the coding sequence ATGGCCAGCAGAGGCGTAAACAAGGTGATTCTCGTCGGTAATCTGGGCCAGGACCCGGAAGTACGCTATATGCCGAATGGTGGCGCAGTCGCCAACATTACGCTGGCTACTTCCGAATCCTGGCGTGATAAAGCGACCGGCGAAATGAAAGAGCAGACTGAATGGCACCGTGTTGTGCTGTTTGGCAAACTGGCTGAAGTGGCCAGCGAATATCTGCGTAAAGGTTCCCAGGTCTATATCGAAGGTCAGCTGCGTACCCGCAAATGGACCGACCAATCCGGCGTAGAAAAGTACACCACTGAAGTTGTGGTGAACGTTGGCGGCACCATGCAAATGCTGGGCGGTCGTCAGGGTGGTGGTGCTCCGGCAGGTGGCGGCCAGCAGCAGGGTGGTTGGGGTCAGCCTCAGCAGCCTCAGGGCGGCAATCAGTTCAGCGGCGGCGCGCAGTCTCGTCCGCAGCAGTCAGCTCCGGCGGCGCCTTCTAACGAGCCGCCGATGGATTTCGACGACGATATTCCGTTCTAA
- a CDS encoding EAL domain-containing protein — MNHSARRKMLKFLGTFMVVLLPVVLALWFAQIRAMSETRNQLRSFAQLVLNKTELVIQQADLARDMAQLYQGKMCTPAHQKNMLNIIRGRLYISELIYAQGDHFLCSTSMVPPVTYIMPTADYKRTPDVSIYYYRDTPFFAGYRMTYMQRGNYVVVINPLSYSEVMSEDPDLSWGVYDTVTDTFFSASEGAHIAQLLPLVRGEASTFQLDDRFYTIVHSEKRPIAIIASTSDKRINSIFYHEAAVTIPFGVICSILMLLIWWRTRQEYLSPRRLLKRAIKKRQLRLHYQPIIDIKNGQCVGAEALLRWPGGNGEVMSPTEFIPLAEQEGMIERITDYVVEEVFNDLGYFLAAHPQLYISINLSASDFHSSRLIALITDKNREYSVAPRQIKVEVTERGFIDIDKMTPVIQAFRQAGYEVAFDDFGTGYSNLHNLSALNIDILKIDKSFISTLSTNSTSHLIAEHIIEMAQSLHLKMIAEGVETSEQIEWLREHGVQYCQGWYFAKALPSQEFMQWIQRSPAILTQSGQ, encoded by the coding sequence ATGAATCACAGTGCGCGTCGCAAGATGCTGAAGTTCCTGGGAACATTCATGGTGGTATTGCTCCCCGTGGTACTGGCGTTATGGTTTGCTCAAATCAGGGCAATGTCCGAAACCCGTAATCAACTTCGTTCTTTTGCTCAACTGGTGTTAAATAAAACTGAACTGGTGATCCAACAAGCCGATTTAGCGCGTGATATGGCCCAGTTGTATCAGGGTAAGATGTGTACCCCGGCACATCAGAAAAATATGCTAAATATTATTCGTGGCCGTTTATATATCAGCGAGCTAATTTATGCGCAGGGCGATCATTTTTTGTGCTCTACGTCGATGGTGCCGCCTGTCACCTATATTATGCCGACCGCCGACTATAAACGTACGCCGGACGTCTCCATCTATTACTATCGCGATACCCCCTTTTTCGCTGGCTACCGAATGACGTATATGCAACGTGGAAACTACGTTGTCGTCATCAACCCATTATCATACAGCGAAGTCATGTCAGAGGATCCGGATCTGTCCTGGGGCGTGTACGACACGGTAACGGACACCTTTTTCTCTGCCAGCGAAGGGGCGCATATTGCGCAATTACTGCCATTGGTGCGCGGTGAAGCCTCTACCTTCCAACTGGACGATCGCTTCTATACCATCGTGCATTCAGAAAAACGTCCGATTGCGATTATTGCCTCGACCTCAGATAAACGCATAAATTCGATTTTCTATCACGAGGCTGCAGTAACGATTCCTTTCGGGGTCATCTGCAGCATCCTGATGCTGTTAATATGGTGGCGCACGCGCCAGGAATACTTATCTCCTCGCCGCTTGTTAAAACGCGCAATCAAAAAACGTCAACTGCGTCTGCACTACCAGCCGATCATTGATATCAAAAACGGTCAGTGCGTTGGGGCTGAGGCTCTGCTGCGCTGGCCTGGCGGTAATGGTGAAGTGATGAGCCCGACCGAGTTTATTCCGCTGGCTGAACAAGAGGGAATGATTGAGCGGATCACGGATTATGTAGTTGAAGAGGTGTTCAACGATTTAGGATACTTTCTTGCCGCGCATCCTCAACTTTATATCTCGATAAATCTCTCGGCTTCTGACTTTCATTCATCCCGACTCATTGCCCTGATTACCGACAAAAACCGTGAGTACTCTGTGGCGCCCCGGCAAATTAAAGTCGAGGTAACGGAGCGCGGGTTTATTGATATAGATAAAATGACCCCGGTAATCCAGGCGTTTCGCCAGGCGGGTTATGAAGTGGCGTTTGATGATTTTGGCACGGGATATTCCAATCTACATAATTTATCCGCGTTGAATATCGATATCCTGAAGATCGACAAATCGTTTATTAGCACACTGTCCACTAACAGCACCAGTCACCTGATTGCCGAACATATCATCGAAATGGCGCAAAGCTTACATCTGAAGATGATTGCGGAAGGGGTAGAGACGAGTGAGCAAATCGAGTGGCTGCGCGAACACGGCGTACAGTATTGTCAGGGCTGGTATTTCGCGAAAGCACTGCCGTCGCAGGAGTTCATGCAGTGGATACAACGGTCGCCCGCTATACTGACGCAGAGCGGGCAATAA